The nucleotide window CGCTGTCTTTTCAATCAACCTTGTCAGGACAGAAATCAACATAACACTTTTATTTACCTTCTGCAGTATTATTCATTTATCTAATGCACATACAGTTCTCTTGTTTACCGTGGTATCTCATTTATAGTATTTTTATGTGCCTTTAAATGTATTAGTTTTTCTGGCGATGTTGTGTTCGGCAGCCTGTCCTTGAGTTTTGTAGGCTCAAGGCTATCTGATTATCGCCATTGTTACAGAATCACACTGCTTTTTTTGGTCCTGACTCCTGATTATTTTGTGGGACTTAGATCATCTAATGCTTTCTTTATGTAGCTCACATGGGTATATGATGTGCAACTCATGCAGCATGAATGTGTTGTACTCTTGATGGTAGAAAAAAATGATGCTTCTTGTTCAATAAAAATAACTTGGAGTTTCCTATGGTACTTTCTGTGATAAATGCTTGAACATTTACTCTGGTTTTATATGTTTGCTGAGGTTGGTTTCTTTCTATTGCAGGCTACTGACATGGGAGGATGCATACTGTGATTTTCCAAAACCGAGAGATACGGTGCAACATCTGCCTGACAATGTATGCTTCAATGACACAACTTTTGGCTCTGAAATAGACGAACGCAGTTTAACATCTGCAGCATATTCAATTGGACTGGCGGTGGTGAACATGTCGTGCCTTCTATATGCACTTGGAGAAGGGTATGTTCATGTGCTTACCCATTCATGCTCTTTCTTTGGGTGATCTTAAAGAAACAAATGTGCATTGTAATTCATCTACATGCTATCTGTGTGTCACTAAATTCTTATCTTCGTGTTCTCTTCCTTTCTGGAAAGGATaaactgctctctctctctctctccatgtgagTTCAGCAATTCACTCAATCAATATCATTGCAGTGCATGCAACCGAAAATAAAGGCAATCTTATGCACAAAATCATAGGCTATTGCTGTCAGCTGCAGCACTTGTTCTTCAGTGTTTTGGTGACATTTTGCTAGATTTCGGCCTTCAGTGTGCTGTTTCGATGTCTGCTTCCCTCTATTTACAGTTAATAATAGTGCAGCAGAAGTAGACGTACTCTTCGAATGAATAGGTTTTTATTTCCCAGCAAGCGATGTAACTTGCCTAATATGTATTAAATCAGTTATAAAATGTGGCTGTGGTTCTGTTCTGAACGCTTTTTCTAGATGCGGGACTTATTCATACTTTTATCAAGCAGGATTGTGGGTAAAGTGGCATTCAATGGGAGACATTGTTGGAGATTTGCTCATGAATTTAGCTCTAAATTGGTGCCTGAGGTGAGAAATTATTAGCTGAAAAAAAATCGGCAAAAGCATTTCAAATAAGAATCAGAACTGATGCAAATTTTGACTATTGCAGTATCCAGAAGAATGGCACCTTCAGTTTGCAGCTGGTATCAAGGTAACTTACTTCTGATTGGTGATTGTTAATCTCACAGTGCCATTTTTTTGGttcttgttttttttgttttttttccttccattctttttcttcttcttgcctATCGTGAGTATTTCAGTGGAGACAATGCTTCATTGCAGTTTTAATGGTTTGCAGACTATTTTGCTTGTTCCTGTGGTTCCGCATGGGGTTGTGCAACTTGGCTCCTTAGAAACGGTGCGTGAATATTCAAGTCATAGTTGGTTTTTGGATATGTAGGAGTTCAATTCCATCTCTATTATGTGGTCCTTATAGAATATTTCCATTGAGATATTTTCTTGCTCCAAGGTGTTCCATTGTGCGTAGTACATCCCCATTCACTATACTCATTAGATAGAACCTGGTATGCTTAGTACTGATTACTGAATATGGCTATTGTTGTCTGGAACTGTTAAGGGCAGACTAGTTGCATGAGTCTTTGACCTTGGGATTCCTAGTTTAGTTTCTCACTTGGCAACCTTGTAATTTCCAACTTAGTTTCTACTTTTTTGCTGCCTCTCCCGTCTACAGTCCTACTTCCAACCACTTGTAACTAACAGCCAGACCATTTTGAGGTATACTTAGGCCTGTGGTCACTGTATTCTACAACGGTAATGGTGACCATAACAGCCATTGCCGTTAATGTTACGATATCGGCGATAATGGcttttatggattttttttgtCTTTGAAAAAACTTATTTCGGCCCTGTAATGGTCTTTTTCGCAGCCATTATGGGTCAATTTTTCCATAACATCCGTAACCATTTTGAACACTTGCCTCTAGTACTAGGACCTGCACATGTTCCCGGTGTCTATTGTGCTTTGGGCTCCTATAGCCCCTTTTTGTGTGGTGTAAGCATCATTTGCTAGACTGATGCAATCTGCAGTCATGATTAACTCATCCTTTTGGTTGTCTGATGAAATTGCCTGGAATGTAAGAGTCATGAAGAGATCTTTCTCTCTGTCCATCTttgcttttcctttcttttacttttactttttttacttttttgtagTGTAAATATTGTTCAGCACACATGCATAAAATGACCTTCCAGTCCCCGAAAAGCTTAGAAAACTGCAAATATTCATCTCAATTTCCTTGTCTTTGGGATCAGGTGGCAGAGGATCTGACTCTGGTGGCCCATATCAAGGATTTATTCAATACCCTTCAAAATGTTTCTGGGGATTCTTCACCCTTCACTTCAAGCGGGAGTCTTCTTGGTCCATCATCGTTTCCCTCTCCTCTCTTTGGGGACTTTGCCATACCATCAGCTATGACCAGTAACCTGATGAATCCATCCCAACTGGAACTGTTAATGAGCAATGACCCATTGATTCCTGATGTGGGTCCAGTAACGGTGGACGTAATTTCCACTATCAATCCCAGCCTTCCCCCACTCATCATGGTTCAAGATAACCTTCAGGCCCCACAGAAAACCATGCAGCATTTGCTGGGAGCAGAGTCAAAAGGCAGTTGTATAGATGGAAATGCAAGGGAGGCGATGCATGGTGTTATGTCGGCAAACTCATCTGTAATACCATACGCTCAAAACCAGTTCATGAATCCCAACCATATGGAGATGACCGTTAATGACATTTCTGCCTTTTCTTGTGTCGAGGAAGTATTACAAATTGCCCCTCATTGCGATGCTGTTAATCCACGAATATCTGTGGAACAACCAAGCATGTTGGATTCTTACCAGTACCTGAAGGATCCGCTGAAGAGAAGTGGTCAGGATATGAATGCAAATTCAGCTAAAGGATATGATTTTTGTTCTTTAGGACATATAGTAGATCAACCATTTGCAAACATGATTGCTGAGGAGATCAGCCATAAAACTGGAAGTGACTTTTTAAGCTTCCCTGCTGACTCTGAACTGCACGAAGCACTTGGGCCCATTTTCAGGAAGGAATACGATGTCTGTGATTGGGACCCTGCTGTTTCAGGGGAAGATGGATGCAGCAGCTCGAGTCTGTTCTgccaaacggatggatggttttTGAGAGACCACCATGATGAAGAGCATCTCTTGGATGCAGTGGTTGCCAGTGTATATGGTGCGTTAGATGAGAATGTGCCTAACAGATCCAACAACATCAGATCTCCTAGCAGCTCATCAGGACAGCTTACCATCTCTTGCCAAACACAGAGCCGATCCGAAGGTGGTGTCTTGGCAGGAGACAATTCCAGTCCATGGAGCGTCAGTAAGCCTGGATTCACTGCTCGAGGCGATGGGTTCGCAGGTTCTCCAACTGGGTCATCATCGAGGACCACAAGTGTACTGATCGATGATGGGCCACAAAAAATGGAACTGGGATCTGTCCAGTCTAAGAAGGGCATGAAGGCCTATCAAGGAAGCAAAAGAAAGGCCAGAGCTGGTGATTTTCAGAGGCCAAGGCCAAGGGACAGACAGATGATCCAAGACCGTGTTAAAGAGCTGCGTGAAATTGTCCCGAATGGCGCAAAGGTACGTACTTGGTCATATGTTTCTCACACATGCACATCACTtgtgcacatgcatgcatgtgttggCTATATTCCAGTATCTGCACTAGCATGCAATTCACTGCGGTATATCTGCTTTGTTGATACAGTGTAGCATTGATGCACTATTGGAACGGACCATTAAGCATATGCTGTTCTTACGTAATGTTACCAACCAAGCTGAGAAGTTGAAACAATGCAGGCATCCGAAGGTATGGTAGATTCTGAGAAGCTGATCATGCAATGTAGGTTTCTTTTTCCAGCTGTTGCTTAACATGGTTTAAAGAATTGGCGACTTGACCCAAGGGGGTGACTTGAGGTATCGAACTGGATCAGGTCGGACCAATTCCAAGTTGACTTGGACTTATCATGTTAGACTCCATGGTTTGTTTGCTTGTGTTCAGATCTTGCAGTTATTGAAAATATTACATTATCATCAAATTCATCATCATCGCAATCTtgctgcaaaaataaataaataaataaataaaatttccacAACTACTTGGGGTTGGCGTTACAGATCCTGTTTTGCCGATCAATCTTATATGAGTCCCTAACCTCTGTAAGCCAGCAGGCAAGCTTTCATATCCCTTCTCAGCACATCaacaatcacatcacatcccctTTTCTGGCTCTTCGACCTTAAGGAATGTTGCCCTCCTTGATCTTTATTGCCTGTGACGGAACCATCTTAATATGCTGCTATCCATCATTTCATCTCTTATTGTGACTCTACTAGTAGGCTGATTAGGATGATCTAATTGTTAATTCTATAACTTCCCAATCTTCTTACACAttaatctcaacatcctcatttctgcAACACTCAAATCTTCTGCTCATCCTGCATTTACATTGGGCAACACTCGTGTAACAGAGCGGGTCAGATAGCACTATTACAAAAGTTTCTCTTGGGTAACGTGGGCGTGCAGAAAAATAAAATACCATGCTGTTTTATTTATCTAGAAAAAGATCAGTATCTTATTCAACCCTTTTTAAGGATAATCTGAGCACCACTTCGATGCTCCCATGGAGCAGGGAAAGTTGGTGCGTGCAATACTCCCACCAGTTAAATATGGTTGGTGGGAATCAATAAGCATTTGTAGTTTGAATTTTGGTAAGTCCATCTCCGAATGCGTGTTAAAATTCCCACCGTGATTTCTCCCAGTGTTCAATATTTCTTTCAAGTCTTATCATTTACATATTAATTTTGCTCTTCTACATCTTACTTTTAATTGCATTATTTCTCATGATATTTCCAGAAGGTAAATGCTGCCATTCCCATGAAGGAGGGCCTAAAGTTTTCTGAGTGAGACATGGCATGGCCAATCATCAACCTGGATGGTTCATTCAATCAATCATATTGTATTGGGATTTCGGGGCAAATCATGGTGCAGAAATCACACCaataagatgatcctaaccatacaaTCAATAATAGCATAGAAAATGGACGGTAAAGATAAGAgcggaaaaacaaaaaaaagtctTAACCAACATGTTGAAAGGCTAttcgatgggtcccaccaaagatTTTGGTCCATCAATGTTAACCATATGATCTATGGGTGATTATAAAAACCAAGATCATAGCACCtacattcaaagggttagggtTATTCGAGtagtgtgattttatttttttcttccaacATGCCTTCTCCTCGATGTAATGCATTAATGGGTCTAGGTCAGTGATTGAACATGCCTTGTGCCACCTTGAGCCATTTTATGAAAATCATGCACAAAAATGAACTCCACAATAGGAAGAAGATAGGAAATACCAGTTCTGCTTTTGTATTGTTTATGTTTTATCCCCAGCTTCTCAATCTACAAGTTGTAGTAATCTCTCATTTAACATTAGAAATTTACTGACCGAAAACACCCAGCAGGTTACTGGTGACGGGAATGAAAATTCATCGGTGCCTCCCCAAAGACAGCAGAATGATGGCACGTGGGCCTTTGAATTGGGAAGTCAATCTGGAATCTGCCCTATAATTGTTGAGAACCTGGACCAACCTGGGCACATGCTGGTGGaggtgatttattttattttattttttataatatccTGGAATATGTAATGTTAAGTTGTGCTGCTGCTACTTGTTGGAATGCTAATTCTGAAACTGGTTTGATTCATTTGTTCGTGGCATTCATCTCAGATGCTATGCGAGGAGCACGGACTATTCTTGGAAATTGCCCAGGTCATCCGCCATTTGGAATTGACTATCCTGAAAGGAGTTATGGAGAGCCGGTCTGACAAGATATGGGCACATTTCATCGTCGAGGTGCT belongs to Magnolia sinica isolate HGM2019 chromosome 8, MsV1, whole genome shotgun sequence and includes:
- the LOC131252798 gene encoding transcription factor EMB1444-like isoform X3 yields the protein MGSATTLRQLLRSLCHNTLWKYAVFWKLKHRSRMLLTWEDAYCDFPKPRDTVQHLPDNVCFNDTTFGSEIDERSLTSAAYSIGLAVVNMSCLLYALGEGIVGKVAFNGRHCWRFAHEFSSKLVPEYPEEWHLQFAAGIKVAEDLTLVAHIKDLFNTLQNVSGDSSPFTSSGSLLGPSSFPSPLFGDFAIPSAMTSNLMNPSQLELLMSNDPLIPDVGPVTVDVISTINPSLPPLIMVQDNLQAPQKTMQHLLGAESKGSCIDGNAREAMHGVMSANSSVIPYAQNQFMNPNHMEMTVNDISAFSCVEEVLQIAPHCDAVNPRISVEQPSMLDSYQYLKDPLKRSGQDMNANSAKGYDFCSLGHIVDQPFANMIAEEISHKTGSDFLSFPADSELHEALGPIFRKEYDVCDWDPAVSGEDGCSSSSLFCQTDGWFLRDHHDEEHLLDAVVASVYGALDENVPNRSNNIRSPSSSSGQLTISCQTQSRSEGGVLAGDNSSPWSVSKPGFTARGDGFAGSPTGSSSRTTSVLIDDGPQKMELGSVQSKKGMKAYQGSKRKARAGDFQRPRPRDRQMIQDRVKELREIVPNGAKCSIDALLERTIKHMLFLRNVTNQAEKLKQCRHPKQVTGDGNENSSVPPQRQQNDGTWAFELGSQSGICPIIVENLDQPGHMLVEMLCEEHGLFLEIAQVIRHLELTILKGVMESRSDKIWAHFIVEASRGFQRMDILWPLMQLLQRNSNPIPSKF
- the LOC131252798 gene encoding transcription factor EMB1444-like isoform X2; amino-acid sequence: MGSATTLRQLLRSLCHNTLWKYAVFWKLKHRSRMLLTWEDAYCDFPKPRDTVQHLPDNVCFNDTTFGSEIDERSLTSAAYSIGLAVVNMSCLLYALGEGIVGKVAFNGRHCWRFAHEFSSKLVPEYPEEWHLQFAAGIKTILLVPVVPHGVVQLGSLETVAEDLTLVAHIKDLFNTLQNVSGDSSPFTSSGSLLGPSSFPSPLFGDFAIPSAMTSNLMNPSQLELLMSNDPLIPDVGPVTVDVISTINPSLPPLIMVQDNLQAPQKTMQHLLGAESKGSCIDGNAREAMHGVMSANSSVIPYAQNQFMNPNHMEMTVNDISAFSCVEEVLQIAPHCDAVNPRISVEQPSMLDSYQYLKDPLKRSGQDMNANSAKGYDFCSLGHIVDQPFANMIAEEISHKTGSDFLSFPADSELHEALGPIFRKEYDVCDWDPAVSGEDGCSSSSLFCQTDGWFLRDHHDEEHLLDAVVASVYGALDENVPNRSNNIRSPSSSSGQLTISCQTQSRSEGGVLAGDNSSPWSVSKPGFTARGDGFAGSPTGSSSRTTSVLIDDGPQKMELGSVQSKKGMKAYQGSKRKARAGDFQRPRPRDRQMIQDRVKELREIVPNGAKCSIDALLERTIKHMLFLRNVTNQAEKLKQCRHPKVTGDGNENSSVPPQRQQNDGTWAFELGSQSGICPIIVENLDQPGHMLVEMLCEEHGLFLEIAQVIRHLELTILKGVMESRSDKIWAHFIVEASRGFQRMDILWPLMQLLQRNSNPIPSKF
- the LOC131252798 gene encoding transcription factor EMB1444-like isoform X1, which gives rise to MGSATTLRQLLRSLCHNTLWKYAVFWKLKHRSRMLLTWEDAYCDFPKPRDTVQHLPDNVCFNDTTFGSEIDERSLTSAAYSIGLAVVNMSCLLYALGEGIVGKVAFNGRHCWRFAHEFSSKLVPEYPEEWHLQFAAGIKTILLVPVVPHGVVQLGSLETVAEDLTLVAHIKDLFNTLQNVSGDSSPFTSSGSLLGPSSFPSPLFGDFAIPSAMTSNLMNPSQLELLMSNDPLIPDVGPVTVDVISTINPSLPPLIMVQDNLQAPQKTMQHLLGAESKGSCIDGNAREAMHGVMSANSSVIPYAQNQFMNPNHMEMTVNDISAFSCVEEVLQIAPHCDAVNPRISVEQPSMLDSYQYLKDPLKRSGQDMNANSAKGYDFCSLGHIVDQPFANMIAEEISHKTGSDFLSFPADSELHEALGPIFRKEYDVCDWDPAVSGEDGCSSSSLFCQTDGWFLRDHHDEEHLLDAVVASVYGALDENVPNRSNNIRSPSSSSGQLTISCQTQSRSEGGVLAGDNSSPWSVSKPGFTARGDGFAGSPTGSSSRTTSVLIDDGPQKMELGSVQSKKGMKAYQGSKRKARAGDFQRPRPRDRQMIQDRVKELREIVPNGAKCSIDALLERTIKHMLFLRNVTNQAEKLKQCRHPKQVTGDGNENSSVPPQRQQNDGTWAFELGSQSGICPIIVENLDQPGHMLVEMLCEEHGLFLEIAQVIRHLELTILKGVMESRSDKIWAHFIVEASRGFQRMDILWPLMQLLQRNSNPIPSKF